In Nicotiana tabacum cultivar K326 chromosome 19, ASM71507v2, whole genome shotgun sequence, one DNA window encodes the following:
- the LOC107766823 gene encoding uncharacterized protein LOC107766823, which produces MTEEEVINTTITTTNNNKSPLNDNIDKQPQLSVNGNNGEKITNTKEKKKQGAFSFLRAASLKLRRRSIDLKHQKISQEAVPTVDSKGDNWKKLVGSMRPLHLQDNQSPPTNHQPPPVKSPSPTVECCENVSSPSPSTSSAGTMSQYASANNLQELYGESSDDEEEDPDQVFDAIGADEMIDAKAENFIAQFYEQMRRQQ; this is translated from the exons ATGACGGAGGAAGAGGTAATCAACACCACAAtcaccaccaccaacaacaatAAATCTCCACTTAATGATAACATTGACAAACAACCACAATTAAGTGTCAATGGTAATAACGGAGAGAAAATAACCAATACCAAGGAGAAGAAAAAGCAAGGTGCTTTCAGCTTCCTCAGAGCTGCATCGCTCAAGCTGCGCCGTCGATCTATTGATCTAAAGCATCAGAAAATTTCTCAG GAAGCGGTGCCTACTGTGGATTCAAAAGGAGATAATTGGAAGAAGCTGGTGGGTTCAATGAGGCCTTTACATCTCCAAGACAATCAATCACCGCCAACCAACCACCAGCCGCCGCCGGTGAAATCTCCATCGCCGACGGTAGAATGCTGTGAAAATGTGTCCTCTCCATCACCTTCCACTTCCTCCGCGGGAACCATGAGTCAGTATGCTTCAGCAAATAATCTCCAAGAACTCTACGGTGAAAGCAGCGACGATGAAGAGGAAGATCCGGACCAGGTATTTGATGCAATTGGAGCAGACGAGATGATTGATGCAAAAGCAGAGAATTTCATAGCTCAATTTTACGAACAAATGAGGCGTCAACAATGA